In one window of Paraburkholderia phymatum STM815 DNA:
- a CDS encoding class I SAM-dependent rRNA methyltransferase, whose protein sequence is MNTVTLKPSKEKSLLRRHPWVYANAIERVDGKPAAGATVLVRAHDGRFLARAAYSPHSQIRARVWSFDESEPVDHAFFKRRVQRALEHRQTMVHNTGATRLIFGEADGLPGLIVDYYIQDDATKRGQLVCQFMAAGVEAWKDAIVQALMGATGCPNVYERSDVSIREKEGLDQTVGVLAGDAPPETLIASENGVRYHVDVRDGHKTGFYVDQRDNRALVQELSKDRDVLNCFCYTGGFSLAALKGGARRVVSIDSSGEALALAQQNVTANGFEPARATWLDADAFKTLRRLYEEGERFDLIVLDPPKFAPSREHVDRAARAYKDINLTGLKLLRPGGLLFTYSCSGAIDAELFQKIVAGAAADARVDARILRRLGAGVDHPLLTAFPEGEYLKGLLLQIA, encoded by the coding sequence ATGAATACCGTTACGCTCAAACCGTCGAAAGAGAAATCGCTGCTGCGCCGCCATCCGTGGGTCTACGCGAACGCGATCGAACGCGTCGACGGCAAGCCGGCCGCGGGCGCCACTGTGCTGGTGCGCGCGCACGACGGCCGCTTTCTCGCACGCGCCGCATACAGCCCGCACTCGCAGATCCGCGCGCGCGTCTGGAGCTTCGACGAAAGCGAGCCCGTCGATCACGCATTCTTCAAGCGCCGCGTGCAGCGCGCGCTTGAGCATCGCCAGACGATGGTGCACAACACGGGCGCGACGCGTCTGATCTTTGGCGAGGCCGATGGTCTGCCAGGACTGATCGTCGATTACTACATCCAGGACGACGCGACGAAGCGCGGCCAGCTCGTCTGCCAGTTCATGGCAGCGGGCGTCGAGGCATGGAAAGACGCAATCGTTCAGGCGCTGATGGGTGCGACGGGTTGCCCGAACGTCTATGAACGCTCGGACGTGTCGATCCGCGAAAAGGAAGGGCTTGACCAGACGGTCGGCGTGCTCGCCGGCGATGCGCCGCCCGAAACGCTGATCGCGAGCGAAAACGGGGTGCGCTATCACGTCGACGTGCGCGACGGCCACAAGACGGGCTTCTACGTTGACCAGCGCGATAACCGTGCGCTGGTGCAAGAGCTGTCGAAAGACCGCGACGTGCTGAATTGCTTCTGCTACACGGGCGGCTTCTCGCTCGCAGCGCTCAAGGGCGGCGCGAGGCGCGTGGTGTCGATCGATTCATCGGGTGAGGCGCTGGCGCTGGCGCAGCAGAACGTCACGGCCAACGGCTTCGAACCGGCGCGTGCGACATGGCTCGACGCCGACGCGTTCAAGACCCTGCGGCGCCTGTACGAAGAAGGCGAGCGCTTCGACCTGATCGTGCTCGATCCGCCGAAGTTCGCGCCGTCGCGCGAGCACGTGGACCGCGCGGCGCGTGCCTACAAGGACATCAATCTCACGGGCCTCAAGCTGCTGCGGCCGGGCGGCCTGCTCTTCACGTACTCGTGCTCCGGCGCGATCGATGCTGAACTGTTCCAGAAGATCGTCGCCGGCGCGGCCGCCGACGCACGGGTCGATGCGCGCATTCTCAGGCGGCTCGGCGCAGGCGTCGATCACCCGCTGCTGACGGCGTTCCCCGAAGGCGAATATCTGAAAGGCCTATTGTTGCAAATCGCGTGA
- the xerC gene encoding tyrosine recombinase XerC yields the protein MTSADPIATYLSSLEHERRLSAHTLRAYTHELGELKTLANGRPLESLTATDIRGAVARAHAGGLSARSIGHRLSAWRAFYRWLAGRVDLPANPVATVRAPKRAKTLPKALSVDDTHKLMETPATATAEGLRDHAMLELFYSSGLRLSELVGLDAQYADADGYRSQGWLKLDDAEVEVLGKGNRRRVVPVGSKALEALRAWLAVRGELVKHDPHPLFVSVRGNRMSPNVVRDRVKRAALTAGIPANVHPHVLRHSFATHVLQSSGDLRAVQELLGHASIAATQVYTGLDFQHLARIYDQAHPRAKKRD from the coding sequence GTGACATCCGCCGACCCGATCGCCACCTATCTGTCGAGCCTCGAGCACGAACGGCGGTTGTCGGCGCATACGCTGCGCGCTTACACGCACGAACTCGGCGAGCTGAAAACCCTCGCGAACGGGCGCCCGCTCGAAAGCCTCACGGCTACGGACATCCGCGGCGCCGTCGCGCGCGCGCATGCGGGCGGACTGTCGGCGCGCTCCATCGGGCATCGGCTGTCGGCGTGGCGCGCGTTTTACCGCTGGCTGGCCGGGCGCGTCGACCTGCCCGCGAACCCCGTCGCGACGGTGCGCGCACCGAAACGCGCGAAGACGCTGCCGAAAGCGCTGTCCGTCGACGACACGCACAAGCTGATGGAAACACCCGCGACGGCCACGGCTGAAGGGCTGCGCGATCATGCGATGCTCGAACTGTTCTACTCGTCGGGCCTGCGCTTGTCCGAGCTGGTCGGCCTCGACGCGCAGTACGCCGATGCCGACGGTTATCGGTCGCAAGGCTGGCTGAAGCTCGACGACGCCGAAGTCGAAGTGCTCGGCAAAGGCAACCGGCGGCGCGTGGTGCCCGTCGGCAGCAAGGCGCTCGAAGCCTTGCGCGCCTGGCTCGCCGTGCGCGGTGAACTGGTGAAGCACGACCCGCATCCGCTGTTCGTGTCGGTGCGCGGCAACCGGATGTCGCCGAACGTGGTCCGCGACCGCGTGAAGCGCGCGGCGCTCACGGCGGGCATTCCCGCGAACGTTCATCCGCATGTGCTGCGCCATTCGTTCGCGACGCACGTGCTGCAATCGAGCGGCGACCTTCGCGCAGTGCAGGAGCTGCTCGGCCACGCGAGCATCGCCGCAACCCAGGTCTACACCGGCCTCGATTTCCAGCACCTCGCGCGGATCTACGATCAGGCGCATCCGCGCGCCAAAAAACGCGACTGA
- a CDS encoding DUF484 family protein yields MNDREVADYLLANPEFFAEHAELLASVRLANPHGKAAVSLQERQMDMLREKNKHLERRLAELLRYGHENDSIASKFGRWTTRVMAERDPGALPRTISTGLRDVFDVPQAALRVWDVSEPYSHADFTRHVGEEVRIFANSLATPYCGANTGFEAAQWLTPAVSAVAGDAAGSAEGAAANGTESIALIALRDPEASDNACAFGLLVMGSPDARRFHDGMATDFLTQIGALASAALSRLLPR; encoded by the coding sequence ATGAACGATCGCGAAGTCGCCGACTACCTGCTAGCCAACCCCGAATTCTTCGCCGAGCACGCGGAACTGCTCGCTTCCGTTCGACTCGCAAACCCACACGGCAAAGCCGCCGTGTCGCTGCAAGAACGTCAGATGGACATGCTGCGCGAGAAGAACAAGCATCTGGAGCGGCGTCTCGCCGAACTGCTGCGCTACGGACACGAGAACGACAGCATCGCGTCGAAGTTTGGCCGCTGGACGACCCGCGTGATGGCCGAGCGCGATCCAGGCGCACTGCCGCGCACGATCTCCACGGGCCTGCGCGACGTGTTCGACGTGCCGCAAGCGGCGCTGCGCGTGTGGGACGTGTCCGAGCCGTACTCGCACGCCGACTTCACACGCCACGTCGGGGAGGAAGTGCGCATCTTCGCGAACAGCCTCGCCACCCCGTACTGCGGCGCGAACACGGGTTTCGAGGCAGCGCAATGGCTGACGCCTGCGGTGTCGGCCGTAGCCGGCGACGCCGCAGGTTCCGCGGAGGGCGCGGCTGCGAACGGCACGGAATCGATCGCGCTGATCGCGCTGCGCGACCCCGAAGCATCGGACAACGCTTGCGCGTTCGGCCTGCTCGTGATGGGTTCGCCCGATGCGCGCCGCTTCCACGACGGCATGGCCACCGACTTCCTCACGCAGATCGGCGCGCTCGCGAGCGCTGCGCTGAGCCGTTTGCTGCCGCGCTGA
- the dapF gene encoding diaminopimelate epimerase: MKLKFTKMHGAGNDFVVLDGYTQPLNLTETQVRALANRHFGVGADQLLVVEKPTVDGVDFRYRIFNCDGGEVEHCGNGARCFVKFVRDSRLTDKRSVRVQVQKGVITLTMQDNGEVVVDMGAPVFEPVQVPFDASGVEARREGNDTLYALEVNGETRWVSVVSMGNPHAVQVVDDVEAFPVLVDGPVIETHPRFPQRVNAGFMQIVGRSEVKLRVYERGAGETLACGTGACAAVAAGIRRGLLDAPVKVHTHGGTLTITWNGESASSLMMAGPAATVFEGEIELAD, translated from the coding sequence ATGAAACTGAAATTCACCAAAATGCACGGCGCGGGCAATGACTTCGTCGTGCTCGATGGCTACACGCAACCGCTCAACCTGACGGAAACCCAGGTGCGCGCACTGGCGAACCGGCATTTCGGCGTCGGCGCGGACCAGTTGCTGGTGGTCGAAAAACCGACCGTCGATGGCGTCGATTTCAGATACCGCATTTTCAATTGCGACGGCGGCGAGGTCGAGCACTGCGGCAACGGCGCGCGCTGCTTCGTCAAGTTCGTGCGTGACTCGCGCCTCACCGACAAGCGCAGCGTCCGCGTGCAGGTTCAGAAAGGCGTGATCACGCTGACCATGCAGGACAACGGCGAGGTCGTCGTCGATATGGGCGCGCCCGTGTTCGAGCCGGTCCAGGTGCCGTTCGACGCAAGCGGTGTCGAAGCGCGCCGCGAAGGCAACGACACGCTGTATGCGCTAGAGGTCAACGGCGAAACGCGCTGGGTTTCCGTCGTGTCGATGGGGAATCCGCATGCGGTGCAGGTGGTGGATGATGTCGAGGCGTTTCCCGTGCTGGTCGACGGGCCCGTCATCGAGACACACCCGCGCTTTCCGCAGCGGGTCAATGCCGGCTTCATGCAGATCGTCGGACGCAGCGAGGTGAAGCTGCGCGTCTACGAACGCGGCGCGGGCGAAACACTCGCGTGCGGCACGGGCGCATGCGCGGCCGTGGCCGCGGGCATTCGCCGCGGCCTGCTGGATGCCCCCGTCAAGGTTCACACGCACGGCGGCACGCTGACCATCACGTGGAACGGCGAGTCCGCATCGTCGTTGATGATGGCGGGGCCGGCCGCTACCGTGTTCGAAGGCGAAATCGAACTGGCCGACTGA
- a CDS encoding lipid A biosynthesis lauroyl acyltransferase produces MLSRLGVTLAIGLLKLFALLPYGFVARLGDGLGWLLYQIPSRRRRIVHINLKLCFPEWSDERREEVAQKHFRHAIRSYLERSVQWFGSAKKLEKLIQLDSEIDLTDPNLPPTLFLGFHFVGIEAGSIFLNYSLKRPCGSLYQPMSNPQLEEVAKAQRGRFDAEMASRADSARIVLRWLRERKPVMLGADMDYGMRNSTFVPFFGVPTCTLTAVGRLAKVGRAQVVPFIGEVLPNYQGYRLRVFKPWDNYPTGDDDVDARRMNAFLEEQIPHIPEQYYWVHKRFKTRPPGDPSFY; encoded by the coding sequence ATGCTGAGCCGTCTGGGCGTCACGCTCGCCATCGGGCTGCTCAAGCTGTTTGCGTTGCTGCCGTACGGCTTCGTCGCGCGCCTGGGCGACGGCCTCGGCTGGCTGCTGTATCAGATTCCGAGCCGCCGCCGCCGCATCGTTCATATCAACCTGAAGCTGTGCTTCCCGGAATGGAGCGACGAGCGTCGCGAAGAAGTCGCGCAGAAGCACTTCCGGCACGCCATTCGCAGCTATCTGGAGCGCAGCGTGCAGTGGTTCGGCTCCGCGAAGAAGCTGGAAAAGCTGATTCAACTCGATAGCGAGATCGATCTCACTGATCCGAATCTGCCGCCCACGCTGTTTCTCGGCTTTCACTTCGTCGGCATCGAGGCCGGTTCGATCTTCCTCAACTATTCGCTGAAGCGTCCGTGCGGCTCGCTGTATCAGCCGATGTCGAACCCGCAACTCGAGGAGGTCGCGAAAGCGCAGCGCGGCCGTTTCGATGCGGAAATGGCGAGCCGCGCCGACAGCGCGCGCATCGTGCTGCGCTGGCTGCGCGAGCGCAAACCGGTGATGCTCGGCGCCGACATGGACTACGGCATGCGCAATTCGACCTTCGTGCCGTTCTTCGGCGTGCCGACGTGCACGTTGACGGCCGTCGGGCGCCTCGCGAAAGTCGGGCGCGCGCAGGTGGTGCCGTTCATCGGCGAGGTGCTGCCCAACTACCAGGGCTACCGGCTGCGGGTCTTCAAGCCGTGGGACAACTACCCGACGGGCGACGACGACGTCGACGCGCGCCGCATGAACGCGTTTCTCGAAGAGCAGATCCCGCACATTCCCGAGCAGTACTACTGGGTGCACAAGCGCTTCAAGACTCGCCCGCCGGGCGACCCGAGCTTTTACTGA
- the metK gene encoding methionine adenosyltransferase, translating into MANDYLFTSESVSEGHPDKVADQISDAILDAILAQDKYSRVAAETLCNTGLVVLAGEITTTANVDYIQVARETIKRIGYDNTDYGIDYRGCAVLVAYDKQSPDIAQGVDRAHDNNLDQGAGDQGLMFGYACDETPELMPLPIHLSHRLVERQANLRRDGRLPWLRPDAKSQVTIRYVDGKPHSIDTVVLSTQHSPDIDLGQLREAVIEEIIKPTLPAELIKGDIKFLVNPTGRFVIGGPQGDCGLTGRKIIVDTYGGAAPHGGGAFSGKDPSKVDRSAAYAGRYVAKNIVAAGLASRALIQVSYAIGVAQPTSVMVNTFGTGRVSDATITRLVQEHFDLRPKGIIQMLDLLRPVYEKTAAYGHFGREEPEFSWEATDKALALAEAAGTEPVAALA; encoded by the coding sequence GTGGCTAACGATTACCTCTTCACCTCCGAATCCGTCTCCGAAGGCCATCCGGACAAGGTCGCAGACCAGATTTCGGACGCTATCCTCGACGCGATCCTCGCCCAGGACAAATACTCGCGTGTTGCGGCCGAAACGCTGTGCAACACGGGTCTCGTCGTGCTGGCGGGTGAAATCACCACGACGGCAAACGTCGATTACATCCAGGTCGCGCGCGAAACCATCAAGCGCATCGGCTATGACAACACCGACTACGGCATCGACTATCGCGGCTGCGCGGTGCTCGTCGCGTACGACAAGCAATCGCCGGACATCGCGCAAGGCGTCGACCGTGCGCACGACAACAATCTCGACCAGGGCGCCGGCGACCAGGGCCTGATGTTCGGCTATGCATGCGACGAAACGCCCGAACTGATGCCGCTGCCGATCCACCTGTCGCACCGCCTCGTCGAGCGTCAGGCGAATCTGCGCCGCGACGGCCGTCTGCCCTGGTTGCGTCCGGATGCGAAGTCGCAGGTCACGATTCGCTACGTCGACGGCAAGCCGCACTCGATCGACACCGTCGTGCTGTCCACGCAGCACTCACCGGATATCGACCTCGGACAACTGCGCGAAGCCGTGATCGAAGAAATCATCAAGCCGACGCTGCCCGCCGAACTGATCAAGGGCGACATCAAGTTCCTCGTGAACCCGACGGGCCGGTTCGTGATCGGCGGCCCGCAGGGCGATTGCGGTCTGACGGGCCGCAAAATTATCGTCGATACGTACGGCGGCGCGGCTCCGCACGGCGGCGGCGCGTTCTCGGGCAAGGATCCTTCGAAGGTCGACCGCTCGGCGGCGTATGCCGGCCGCTATGTTGCAAAGAACATCGTCGCAGCCGGCCTCGCATCGCGCGCGCTGATCCAGGTGTCGTACGCAATCGGCGTTGCACAGCCGACCTCGGTGATGGTCAACACGTTCGGCACGGGCCGCGTGTCGGATGCGACGATCACACGTCTGGTTCAGGAACACTTCGACCTGCGTCCGAAGGGCATCATCCAGATGCTGGATCTGTTGCGCCCAGTCTATGAAAAAACGGCCGCCTACGGCCACTTCGGCCGCGAGGAGCCGGAATTCTCGTGGGAAGCGACCGACAAGGCGCTCGCGCTGGCCGAAGCGGCTGGCACGGAGCCGGTTGCCGCTCTCGCCTGA
- a CDS encoding phytanoyl-CoA dioxygenase family protein — protein MSVHSKKEQIQVLREQGFVVVPSLVTPERCDEMKQIARQQLQIAADPVEFEADLRYPGAPESKEAPGGHTVRRLLDAYARHPRFAEWGTAPEIRGWMELYFGEEPRLSRAHHNCMMTKHPAYGSLTGWHRDVRYWSFERDDLVSVWLALGDEIVDNGALWFVPGSHAAAFTSDRFDEAKFFRSDVPENAALIQKAVSPALKAGDVVFFHCNTLHSAGKNLSEQVKFSLVFTYHGASNVPLPGSRSASKPEVAF, from the coding sequence ATGTCAGTCCATTCGAAGAAAGAGCAGATTCAGGTGCTGCGCGAGCAGGGTTTTGTCGTGGTGCCGAGTCTCGTCACGCCCGAGCGCTGCGACGAGATGAAACAGATCGCGCGGCAGCAGTTGCAGATCGCGGCCGACCCGGTCGAATTCGAAGCGGACCTGCGCTATCCTGGCGCGCCGGAGTCGAAAGAAGCGCCCGGCGGTCATACCGTGCGGCGTCTGCTGGATGCTTATGCACGTCATCCGCGGTTTGCGGAATGGGGGACGGCGCCGGAAATCCGCGGCTGGATGGAACTGTATTTCGGCGAAGAGCCGCGCCTGTCGCGCGCGCATCACAACTGCATGATGACCAAGCATCCCGCGTACGGCAGCCTGACGGGCTGGCATCGCGATGTGCGCTACTGGTCATTCGAGCGCGACGATCTGGTGTCGGTGTGGCTCGCGCTCGGCGACGAAATCGTCGATAACGGCGCGCTCTGGTTCGTGCCGGGTTCGCATGCCGCAGCGTTCACGTCGGATCGCTTCGACGAAGCGAAATTCTTCCGCTCGGACGTGCCGGAGAATGCCGCGCTGATCCAGAAAGCGGTGTCGCCCGCGCTGAAGGCGGGCGACGTGGTCTTCTTCCACTGCAACACGCTGCATTCGGCGGGGAAGAATCTGTCGGAGCAGGTGAAGTTCTCGCTCGTCTTCACCTATCACGGCGCGAGCAATGTGCCGCTGCCGGGTTCGCGCTCTGCGTCGAAGCCCGAAGTCGCGTTCTGA
- a CDS encoding DUF3185 family protein, with protein sequence MTKAISLALIAGGVVLLYFGGQSFHSFSDDVSRVFTGSPTSKTIFLIAGGIVATLAGLIGLASNRR encoded by the coding sequence ATGACCAAAGCGATTTCGCTCGCATTGATCGCCGGCGGTGTCGTGCTGCTGTACTTCGGCGGCCAGTCGTTCCATTCGTTTAGCGACGATGTGTCGCGAGTCTTCACGGGCTCGCCGACCAGCAAGACCATCTTCCTGATCGCCGGCGGGATCGTTGCGACGCTCGCAGGCCTGATCGGACTCGCGTCGAACAGGCGCTGA
- the mgrA gene encoding L-glyceraldehyde 3-phosphate reductase encodes MAYEAASARYSDMQYRVCGKSGLKLPALSLGLWHNFGDTTPISTQRDILRTSFDLGITHFDLANNYGPPYGSAETNFGRIFKDDFRPYRDELLISSKAGWDMWPGPYGQGGGSRKYILASLDQSLQRMGLDYVDIFYSHRFDVDTPLEETAGALASAVQQGKALYIGISSYSAQKTREMAKLLAEYKVPLLIHQPAYNMLNRWIESELLNALEETGSGAIAFTPLAQGLLTGKYLNGVPQDARVNKAGGGSLKQEHLSEQNIERVRKLNDIAQRRGQSLAQMALAWTLRDSRVTSALIGASKAEQVRENVAALKNLSFTAEELAEIDRYATEGSVNLWEKPSTDQHI; translated from the coding sequence ATGGCTTACGAAGCAGCTTCAGCCCGTTATTCGGATATGCAGTACCGCGTGTGCGGCAAGTCAGGTCTCAAACTGCCGGCACTGTCGCTCGGCCTGTGGCACAACTTCGGCGACACCACGCCGATCTCGACGCAACGCGACATACTGCGCACGTCGTTCGATCTCGGCATCACTCACTTCGACCTGGCGAACAACTACGGCCCGCCATACGGCAGCGCGGAAACGAACTTCGGCCGCATCTTCAAGGACGACTTCAGGCCGTATCGCGATGAATTGCTGATTTCGTCGAAGGCCGGTTGGGATATGTGGCCTGGCCCCTACGGCCAGGGCGGCGGGTCGCGCAAATACATCCTCGCGAGCCTCGATCAGAGTCTGCAGCGCATGGGTCTCGACTACGTCGACATCTTTTATTCGCACCGTTTCGACGTCGACACGCCGCTCGAAGAAACGGCAGGTGCGCTTGCGAGCGCGGTGCAGCAGGGTAAGGCGCTGTATATCGGCATCTCGTCGTACTCCGCGCAAAAGACCCGCGAAATGGCAAAGCTGCTTGCGGAATACAAGGTGCCGCTGCTGATTCATCAGCCTGCATACAACATGCTGAATCGCTGGATCGAAAGCGAACTGCTCAACGCGCTGGAGGAAACGGGTTCGGGTGCGATTGCGTTCACGCCGCTCGCGCAAGGTCTGCTGACCGGCAAATACCTGAACGGCGTGCCGCAGGACGCTCGCGTCAACAAGGCGGGCGGCGGTTCGCTGAAGCAGGAGCACCTGAGCGAGCAGAATATCGAGCGCGTGCGCAAGCTCAACGACATCGCGCAACGCAGAGGTCAGAGCCTTGCGCAGATGGCGCTCGCCTGGACGCTGCGTGATTCGCGCGTGACGTCTGCGCTGATCGGCGCGAGCAAGGCCGAGCAGGTCCGCGAGAATGTCGCGGCGCTGAAGAACCTGTCGTTCACAGCGGAGGAGCTGGCGGAGATCGATCGCTATGCGACGGAAGGCAGCGTGAACCTGTGGGAGAAGCCATCGACGGATCAGCACATCTGA
- a CDS encoding MFS transporter, with the protein MTASSDPSRPADSSSFASSSPSPSGAPYLERGTRAYWRASLALLFAGYATFSLLYCVQPLLPAFSASFNVSPAQSSLSLSLTTAALALAVFVAGFVSEGWSRHRLMTASLTASSLLTLAVAVTPQWHALLLLRALEGLALGGVPAVAMAYLAEEVHPEGLGLAMGLYVGGTAIGGMAGRVITGVVADLFSWRAAIGTIGVLGILSMLAFRSLLPPSRHFVPRRGLGFAHHRSALAGHFGRSGLPLLFLMGFVLMGSFVTLYNYIGYRLLAPPFGLSQTAIGGIFVVYLTGVVASPWSGRMADTFGRGRVLTGSIVIMLCGLLLTTTQSLSLIACGIACVTFGFFAGHAVASGWVGRIAKEAKGQAAALYLLAYYLGSSIVGSYGGRVWAAYTWTGVAALVGALLLLGIIASTRLWARERIGAA; encoded by the coding sequence GTGACCGCATCGTCGGACCCGAGTCGGCCCGCTGATTCTTCGTCTTTTGCCTCATCCTCCCCTTCCCCCTCCGGCGCGCCATATCTCGAGCGCGGCACGCGCGCCTACTGGCGCGCCAGTCTCGCGCTGCTGTTCGCCGGATATGCGACGTTCTCTCTGCTCTACTGCGTGCAGCCGCTGCTGCCCGCGTTCTCCGCTTCGTTCAATGTCAGCCCTGCGCAAAGCAGCCTGTCGTTGTCGCTGACGACGGCGGCGCTCGCACTCGCGGTGTTCGTCGCGGGCTTCGTGTCGGAAGGATGGAGCCGCCACCGGCTGATGACGGCTTCGCTCACCGCCTCGTCGCTGCTCACGCTCGCGGTCGCGGTCACGCCGCAGTGGCACGCGCTGTTGTTGCTGCGCGCGCTCGAAGGGCTCGCGCTCGGCGGCGTGCCTGCCGTCGCGATGGCGTATCTCGCCGAAGAAGTGCACCCCGAAGGCCTCGGGCTCGCGATGGGCCTTTACGTGGGCGGCACGGCCATCGGCGGCATGGCGGGACGCGTGATCACGGGCGTCGTCGCGGATCTGTTCTCGTGGCGCGCCGCGATCGGCACGATCGGCGTGCTCGGCATTCTGTCCATGCTCGCGTTCCGCTCGCTGCTGCCGCCGTCGCGCCATTTCGTGCCGCGCCGCGGACTTGGCTTCGCGCATCACCGCAGCGCGCTTGCCGGGCATTTCGGCCGGTCCGGTTTGCCGCTGCTGTTCCTGATGGGCTTCGTGTTGATGGGCAGCTTCGTCACGCTGTACAACTACATCGGCTACCGGCTGCTCGCGCCGCCGTTCGGGCTGAGCCAGACAGCCATCGGCGGGATTTTCGTCGTGTATCTGACGGGCGTGGTCGCGTCGCCGTGGTCGGGCCGCATGGCCGACACGTTCGGACGCGGACGCGTGCTGACGGGCAGCATCGTCATCATGTTGTGCGGTTTGCTGCTGACGACCACGCAGTCGCTGTCGCTCATTGCATGCGGGATCGCCTGCGTGACGTTCGGCTTCTTCGCGGGACACGCGGTCGCGAGCGGCTGGGTCGGACGGATCGCGAAAGAGGCAAAAGGCCAGGCGGCCGCGCTGTACCTGCTCGCTTATTACCTCGGATCGAGCATCGTCGGTTCGTATGGCGGGCGCGTGTGGGCGGCGTACACGTGGACGGGCGTTGCGGCGCTCGTCGGGGCGTTACTGCTGCTCGGCATAATCGCATCCACACGCTTGTGGGCCCGCGAACGCATCGGCGCGGCGTAG
- a CDS encoding serine/threonine protein kinase, whose amino-acid sequence MNEDTPISQDGHAVPFARLAPEVVLDALDSVLDTVGVRTDGRMLPLNSYENRVYQVGVEDGPPVVAKFYRPERWTDQAILEEHAFVAELAAREIPAVPARTFNGATLHTFDGFRFSVFERRGGRAPDLDRKDTLEWLGRFIGRIHAVGQTANYAARPTLEIHTFGYEPRDYLLAQDFIPADVRTAWEAAVNLALEGVEQAFERAGDVRQIRMHGDCHPSNVLWTDAGPHFVDFDDSRMGPAIQDLWLLLPGERQEASRALTDLLAGYEDFCEFDQRELHLIEALRTLRLIHYSAWLARRWDDPAFPVAFPWFNTQRYWEDRILELREQIGAMQEGPLWPV is encoded by the coding sequence ATGAACGAAGACACTCCAATTTCGCAGGACGGCCACGCTGTTCCGTTTGCCCGGCTCGCGCCGGAGGTGGTGCTCGACGCGCTCGACAGCGTACTCGACACCGTGGGCGTGCGCACCGACGGGCGCATGCTGCCGCTCAACAGCTACGAGAACCGCGTCTATCAGGTCGGCGTCGAAGACGGCCCGCCCGTCGTCGCGAAGTTCTACCGGCCCGAACGCTGGACCGACCAAGCGATTCTCGAAGAGCACGCGTTTGTCGCGGAACTGGCCGCACGCGAGATTCCCGCCGTGCCCGCTCGCACCTTCAACGGCGCCACGCTGCATACCTTCGACGGCTTTCGCTTTTCCGTCTTCGAGCGGCGCGGCGGCCGCGCGCCGGATCTCGACCGCAAGGACACGCTGGAATGGCTCGGCCGATTCATCGGGCGCATTCACGCCGTCGGTCAGACGGCGAACTATGCGGCGCGCCCGACGCTCGAGATTCACACCTTCGGTTACGAGCCGCGCGACTATCTGCTTGCGCAAGACTTCATTCCCGCCGACGTGCGTACCGCATGGGAGGCCGCTGTGAATCTGGCGCTGGAAGGCGTCGAGCAGGCATTCGAACGGGCGGGCGATGTGCGTCAGATACGCATGCACGGCGATTGCCATCCGAGTAACGTGCTGTGGACCGATGCAGGCCCGCATTTCGTCGATTTCGACGATAGCCGCATGGGCCCGGCCATTCAGGATCTGTGGCTGTTGTTGCCGGGCGAGCGCCAGGAAGCGTCGCGCGCGCTGACGGATCTGCTTGCGGGCTATGAGGACTTCTGCGAGTTCGATCAGCGCGAACTGCATCTGATCGAAGCGTTACGCACCTTAAGGCTGATTCACTACTCGGCGTGGCTCGCGCGCCGATGGGACGATCCGGCGTTTCCGGTTGCGTTTCCCTGGTTCAACACGCAGCGCTACTGGGAAGACCGTATTCTCGAGTTGCGCGAGCAGATCGGCGCAATGCAGGAAGGGCCGCTCTGGCCCGTGTAA